The nucleotide window ATCCATGCCAGCATATGGTAATATATTAATGGATTCCAATtcttagttttaaataaaatatgatttttattcaataaatttaagatAAATTACTTTAATTGATGCCTTTTTTGtttgtcaaaaaatattaaaattaaggtGGGGGCTTTAGTTGTCGGAATCAAACCACTTTTAAATAGATAGCTAATTACTTTTAGGCGTTAATTTTGACTTaagttatatgaaaaaaaaaaactaaacagatTTCTGCGAAAGGCTGATGTAAAAAAACTCCAgacaatacaattttaaacaattgaaaCAGTTGTTCTGAAGATTAAAATTAACAGTTTCAGAGACCGTATCATATAGGGTGAATGCACCAGTAGTCGgcagtttaactttttttcagtttttaaagtgaTACCATTATGAGTGCGAACATGGTATTGGGATGTAAATGGGTTATTGTTGTTTAGTAATTTGTATAGTTTTAGActcaattaattcttttcaagcagtttttattaaatttgagcaatttacgtttttttgaaaaaacacgaTTTGTGCCCGAAGTCGGCACCCTTGATCCTAATGTCGGCAATTTGTGACCCAATTGTCGGCAtagcattttttattaagaaaagaataaaatcataaaagaattcaagttattttttatttaaaatatcagccatttaaataaatactaataaaaaacataaattagtgCATTTGAGGTGAAACCACTGTGGGCAAATATCATATCCTACGTTTTTAGACCATCATCCTCAGGATCTGTGTCTAAATCCTCTTCACATGTGCCCCTAACTGGTTTTatcttccttttttaatttgttttggtttattttatttttctattatggtcactgtaattatgtatatgtttgcggtaaccatttatgtttattttatgtttaagttaccattcacatcattgtagcaatcatatatacatatgattgtagtaaatatttatgtgtttgtggcaaccatatttatgatgtaaTACTTCAACATATTGTGTTGTTCTAGGATTATGGTTATCATATTCTGAgatcaacatattatgataaatcattatcatgaaaatgattgccataaatatatatttatttacaatcatgttaatggtaacgtaaacatattatggttaccgcaatcatatacaatatcccagtgaccataatattattaaagaactttgaacaaattttaaatgtacaacTACAACTTGTTGGGATTGGACTTGAACAGTTAAAAGGCTGAAACCAagtatttgaataattatttgataaagTTGGAGATGAGTAGTGAACAGGTTTCAACGTTTCATTGTGATTTTCTGCAGCTAAAGTTGGCGATACTAccatattttcaacttttcctTGTTAATTATGAACGTGCCTGCCTCTATGGTAAGATTACTCACAATTTCAATagtttgataatttatttttaagttattgttcTCTTCGATAATGTCATCGGAATCAATTCTACGCTCATATTAGGAGCTAGTCGGTTGACTATTTCAAAAGCTAGATCCAAATCCGtttcttttctcattttcagGCCGATCACCTACTAATAACTCCAACTGATTTAGTAAAGAGCCTGTTTATTAAGGTACCTTACATGATTATTTTAGAGAGAACAgtttaacctttaacttatgaggtggtggcaaattttacaccctctcttcatttttttaaagttttctcaAAAAGGCTTGCGAAATAAAGTGCCtgcatttttgtttcaaataacattttgctttccttttttaatttttttaaattgaaattgttgtatcttattgttaaaaagcaaatattaacgaaaaaatgttttttaaagtaaaattttttgcaaaaattataaggtgtaaaatttacaccacatctgtgactatgtcaaaaattttcacgtcataagttaaaggttaaaaaCCCCTTTATACCATTTCTTTCCGGGTAGATCATATACAAATGGTGTGGTTTGCTGCTCTTCACGATTGATTGAACCGTGTTAAGTTAATCCTCACTTTCTTTGGAATTAGATAACACTGTTTGCGGCCCCATTCTCATAGGACCTTCGGAACCGTATAATTTGTCCTATATTTTTGAACGCGGAACTCCATATTGTTTACTGGCACCTAATACAGAAATCGGGCCTTCTCtcgcatagaaaatattttaaggcttTTTCAGGATATTGGTGCATGGGTATTTTTTCTGGATTGTCCATATTTGGAATTCTAAGATGTTAGAATTAATAATACCTACTGAATCTCTAAATATTACTCTGTTTAACGATCTCCAGTCAAATAAAAAGCTGCTGCCGAGTTCAGGATGCTTGGTCTCCTATACTCGGCAGTTCTTAAAATTCTCAATTAAAACTGTGCCGACTATTGGGTAAACTCATTGCAAACTCATTTTCTTCAACACTATTGTCAAGAGAGAtgagtaataaacaaatttgtagaatttgagcttaatacaaaaaattaacaattttcctGAAGTCGGCATCACTATGCCGACTATTGAAAatcatagaaatttttgttcCTAATGACGGCAtcaattaaaaataaccaaaaaaaatattttttgtgaaaactttcacattgtaggtaatatttaaacaaagttttatctGTTAACACCACTCTGGTAAAAATATTACTGAAATTGATATGGTTACTAACTTGTTTTAGTTGGCCTTGccactaaaaaatttcttaaaaaacaggCACTTCCGCACCAGTTGAAAGATGGTCACTTAATGAGGACAAAAATAGATGAAAATACTCATCTCAcctaaatttaaacattacataaagataaatgagtgtatgtttaattaaagttaaatcttacttttgtataaaattatcgttattcttatttattaagcttttaagTCAAAAATGCCGACTACTGGGTCATGCCGACTATAGGAGCGTTTACCCTATATTGAATCATATCATATTAAAACGTAATAAAAGTTATCTTATTGCTCATCTTATCTAAAATTTATGGAATGACGCAAAACACTAACATATTTTCTTTATCAACTATGTTtgaaatgaaaccactttcaatttaaagctttttaactCCTTTGGAGCGTTTtagtacaattttttatttaataaaaaatgttatacatatTAAATCATTCACCATCAAACCATACTCCTCTTAGCCTGGTGGCCATTTCATTTGACGACCGCCCAAGAAATGCAAATGTAAATGATACACTGACTGGGCACCATGTTTGCCATTGTTGATGACAACACGATAACCATCATCCAAACCCAATTGTTTGGCTACCTTGCTGCCCACCAACATAAGGTGACCCAACAAACTGGCATCGGCTTCCTCAGCCTGAGACAGCATCAGAATGGGTTTACgtggtataaccaaaaaatgtGTTGGTGCCTGAGCACTGATGTCGTGGAATGCGACACATTTATCATCTTCGTAGATGAAATTACATGGGATTTCCTTGCGTAAAATTTTACCGAAAATTGTATCTTCGGCCGGTGCGGCCGATTGGGCCTTATCAACTTCACTTGCCATTCCGACTTTGTGCGTGGCTGGCAGATTATAAAGACTAGAGAAATGTATAGTTAATAATGTAATACTTCACTTATAATCCCATATTTTGTCATATCCTTACCAGTTTTTCCTTATAATT belongs to Calliphora vicina chromosome 4, idCalVici1.1, whole genome shotgun sequence and includes:
- the HINT1 gene encoding adenosine 5'-monophosphoramidase HINT1, with protein sequence MSLLNLLSRSRLIIRKNCLYNLPATHKVGMASEVDKAQSAAPAEDTIFGKILRKEIPCNFIYEDDKCVAFHDISAQAPTHFLVIPRKPILMLSQAEEADASLLGHLMLVGSKVAKQLGLDDGYRVVINNGKHGAQSVYHLHLHFLGGRQMKWPPG